From Salinirubrum litoreum, one genomic window encodes:
- a CDS encoding glycosyl hydrolase codes for MHEHTPDDGRQRERTGETPPETDGDGGDGTLPLTKRGLLRAAAATSLVPSLSGLASAQEVSVGNGSYVTTVPSGEGSPQDTQYTTANVSAPIPTNDWWSTLLWFQYSNPMFAHPIAATASGAGLDVSNPTDWNITSSGVTDGVAMMDDSRDLTIGHSATSSFSDTRCDGYGDWHTVAKWGDGTSTTLTTTISQGSPYVFAEYEGGGAVVSFPSTPTVFADDGNVLGVEIDGHAYGLYAPSGATWSGQGTTELTSTLNGAGYLTVAALPEATSTALSELETYAYNFIRDSTVSWSYDQSAGEVTTTFDVTTENKAESGATGSFLGLFPHQHKYASASFTPYTYTSARGPMKTISGTSSFQVTYTFPGVLPFLPDEGSYDSAELASYVDEEESNRTLVETGPDSPGDGTYWTGKNYGRLAELIPIAEQVGDTTAADYFLNGDQNTLGLRDDLELWLDASQEGSTRSEDVFYYDQNWGTLVGYNDSFGSGANINDHHFHYGYYVRGAAEIARNDRTWAQDANWGSMVRLLVRDFANWERPDRSNTQSPASNPKDSFPFLRNFSPYEGHSWADGGGADFADGNNQESSSEAINAYASMILWGEYTGDTALRDAGVFLYTTEVHAVQEYWFDVDDTNQPSNWAYDTAAMVWGDGYKYDTFFTTDVEAIHGINFLPLAASSSYLGWDVPAAEANYTELVNNDPDGDSFQYWPDIHWMFRALSDVADAKNLWTARKDSYPVEFGESRAHTYHWIYNTDAMGTAVKSITADHPLTTVYDDGSSKTYVAYNPSSSSTTVTFSDGTSLSVPANSMATSSDGDGGGSGSASTVESLSASEVETSTSDAAFDVSWSVSDGDGDLSSVDLTLTDETAGTTDDTATSSVSGSSASGTTRLVAPGDDGSGNDYTVGLTVTDAAGNTTSDSTTVTESESTSSGGPTVDTLSVAESAGNDPHADFTVDWAVSDSDTDLSTVDLTLTDTTDGAIEDTVSIGVGGGSAADQQNLRANKAENDGHTYEVELVVADAAGNTTSATATEVEDGA; via the coding sequence ATGCACGAGCACACACCAGACGACGGTAGACAGCGCGAGCGAACGGGAGAGACACCCCCGGAGACGGACGGGGACGGTGGTGACGGGACACTGCCGCTGACCAAGCGTGGCCTCCTGCGGGCGGCGGCCGCGACCAGCCTCGTCCCGAGTCTCTCGGGGCTCGCCAGCGCACAGGAGGTGAGTGTCGGCAACGGGAGTTACGTGACGACCGTGCCCAGCGGCGAGGGGTCGCCACAGGATACGCAGTACACCACCGCGAACGTGTCGGCCCCGATCCCGACGAACGACTGGTGGAGTACGCTTCTCTGGTTCCAGTACTCCAACCCGATGTTCGCCCACCCGATCGCGGCGACCGCCTCCGGTGCCGGCCTGGACGTGAGCAACCCGACCGACTGGAACATCACGTCGTCGGGTGTCACGGACGGGGTCGCCATGATGGACGACTCGCGCGACCTGACCATCGGCCACTCGGCCACGTCGTCGTTCTCGGACACCCGTTGTGACGGGTACGGCGACTGGCACACGGTGGCGAAGTGGGGCGACGGCACCTCGACGACGCTCACCACGACTATCTCACAGGGGTCGCCGTACGTCTTCGCCGAGTACGAGGGCGGCGGTGCGGTCGTCTCCTTCCCCTCGACACCGACGGTGTTCGCCGACGACGGGAACGTCCTCGGCGTCGAGATCGACGGCCACGCCTACGGACTGTACGCACCGTCCGGGGCGACGTGGTCCGGACAGGGGACGACCGAACTCACCAGCACGCTGAACGGTGCCGGCTATCTCACCGTGGCCGCACTCCCCGAAGCGACCAGCACCGCGCTCTCCGAACTGGAGACCTACGCCTACAACTTCATCCGCGACTCCACGGTGTCGTGGTCGTACGACCAGTCGGCCGGCGAGGTGACGACGACGTTCGACGTGACGACCGAGAACAAAGCCGAGAGTGGGGCGACCGGGTCGTTCCTCGGGCTGTTCCCCCACCAGCACAAGTACGCCTCGGCGTCGTTCACGCCGTACACCTACACCTCCGCACGCGGGCCGATGAAAACCATCAGCGGGACCTCGTCGTTCCAGGTCACCTACACCTTCCCCGGCGTGCTCCCGTTCCTGCCCGACGAGGGGAGCTACGACTCGGCGGAACTGGCGAGTTACGTCGACGAGGAGGAGTCCAACAGGACGCTCGTCGAGACAGGCCCGGACAGCCCCGGCGACGGCACCTACTGGACCGGGAAGAACTACGGTCGACTGGCCGAACTGATCCCCATCGCCGAACAGGTCGGCGACACCACGGCGGCCGACTACTTCCTGAACGGCGACCAGAACACGCTGGGCCTGCGGGACGACCTCGAACTCTGGCTCGACGCCAGCCAGGAGGGAAGCACTCGCTCGGAGGACGTGTTCTACTACGACCAGAACTGGGGCACCCTCGTCGGGTACAACGACTCGTTCGGCTCCGGTGCGAACATCAACGACCACCACTTCCACTACGGCTACTACGTCCGTGGCGCGGCGGAGATCGCCCGCAACGACCGAACGTGGGCGCAGGACGCCAACTGGGGGTCGATGGTCCGACTCCTCGTCCGTGACTTCGCCAACTGGGAGCGACCGGATCGCTCAAACACCCAGTCGCCGGCCAGCAACCCGAAGGACTCGTTCCCGTTCCTGCGGAACTTCAGCCCCTACGAGGGGCATTCGTGGGCCGACGGCGGCGGCGCGGACTTCGCCGACGGGAACAACCAGGAGTCCTCTTCCGAGGCGATCAACGCCTACGCCTCGATGATCCTCTGGGGCGAGTACACCGGCGACACCGCCCTCCGCGACGCGGGCGTGTTCCTCTACACCACCGAAGTCCACGCAGTCCAGGAGTACTGGTTCGACGTGGACGACACGAACCAGCCGTCGAACTGGGCGTACGACACGGCGGCGATGGTGTGGGGAGACGGCTACAAGTACGACACGTTCTTCACCACCGACGTGGAGGCGATCCACGGGATCAACTTCCTGCCGCTCGCCGCCTCGTCGTCGTATCTCGGCTGGGACGTCCCCGCCGCCGAGGCGAACTACACCGAACTGGTGAACAACGACCCCGACGGCGACAGTTTCCAGTACTGGCCCGATATCCACTGGATGTTCCGCGCGCTCTCGGACGTGGCCGACGCGAAGAACCTCTGGACGGCCAGAAAGGACAGCTACCCGGTCGAGTTCGGCGAGAGTCGCGCACACACCTACCACTGGATCTACAACACCGACGCGATGGGGACGGCGGTCAAGTCCATCACGGCCGACCACCCGCTGACGACGGTCTACGACGACGGCAGTTCGAAGACGTACGTCGCGTACAACCCGTCCAGCAGTTCGACGACGGTCACCTTCTCCGACGGCACCTCGCTGTCGGTCCCGGCCAACTCGATGGCCACGTCGTCGGACGGGGACGGTGGTGGCTCGGGCTCTGCGTCGACCGTGGAGAGTCTCTCTGCCAGCGAAGTCGAGACCAGTACGTCGGACGCTGCGTTCGACGTCTCGTGGAGCGTTTCGGACGGGGACGGCGACCTCTCGTCGGTCGATCTCACCCTCACCGACGAGACGGCGGGCACCACCGACGACACGGCCACGAGCAGTGTCAGTGGGTCCAGTGCCAGCGGGACGACTCGACTCGTCGCACCCGGCGACGACGGCTCCGGCAACGACTACACGGTCGGGCTGACCGTCACCGACGCGGCCGGCAACACCACGTCGGACTCGACGACGGTCACCGAGAGCGAGTCCACCAGTTCCGGCGGACCGACGGTCGACACTCTCTCGGTCGCCGAGAGCGCGGGGAACGACCCACACGCCGACTTCACCGTGGACTGGGCGGTCTCCGACAGCGACACTGACCTCTCGACGGTCGATCTGACGTTGACTGACACGACGGACGGGGCCATCGAGGACACCGTCTCCATCGGCGTCGGTGGCGGCTCTGCGGCCGACCAGCAGAACCTGCGTGCGAACAAAGCGGAGAACGACGGGCACACCTACGAGGTCGAACTGGTCGTCGCCGACGCGGCGGGGAACACAACGTCCGCGACGGCGACCGAGGTCGAAGACGGCGCCTGA
- a CDS encoding TrmB family transcriptional regulator, with protein MRKEDAVEELERIGFSAYEAQTYATLVEYDSVPLTVLASESSVPRSRVYDVVSSLDAQGHVETFTRDGKRHARADDPTEILDQLRRTGQTLAETADHIEDEWQQSDFQEHSLTLLDNGIGGAIAQIRADVRAAENLVEVVTTEANYFQLRSALRDACESDVVVRVTLEQASNLGTVQCQPVSELRAHRIPSPFLVIVDRTSVWMAPHPTASDDYVVTLNSESIAYIFHWFFLAGRWAGSEPLFVRDYADFTTYVDIIEFIRDVEPLLGSGLPIPVVVDGTDTTSGTHRRVSGTVVDIEYPDGPSGSNGRPTYADLAGMKTVTVDAGAEAVRVGGRGAVAEDVELRRLAVALPLEQFVDLCYEGAT; from the coding sequence ATGCGCAAAGAAGACGCCGTCGAGGAACTGGAACGGATCGGGTTCAGTGCGTACGAGGCACAGACGTACGCCACGCTCGTCGAGTACGACTCGGTGCCGTTGACCGTGCTGGCCTCCGAGAGTTCCGTCCCGCGGTCTCGCGTCTACGACGTCGTCTCCAGTCTCGACGCACAGGGACACGTCGAGACGTTCACGCGCGACGGGAAGCGCCACGCCAGAGCGGACGATCCGACGGAGATCCTCGATCAACTCCGGCGGACCGGCCAGACGCTGGCAGAGACCGCCGACCACATCGAAGACGAGTGGCAACAGTCCGACTTCCAGGAACACAGCCTCACCCTGCTGGACAACGGTATCGGCGGGGCGATCGCCCAGATCCGGGCCGACGTCCGCGCGGCCGAGAACCTGGTCGAGGTCGTCACCACGGAGGCCAACTACTTCCAGCTTCGATCCGCGCTCCGCGACGCCTGCGAGTCCGACGTCGTCGTCCGCGTCACGCTCGAACAGGCGTCGAACCTCGGGACCGTGCAGTGTCAACCGGTGTCGGAGCTTCGTGCACACCGCATCCCGTCGCCGTTTCTCGTCATCGTCGACAGAACCTCGGTCTGGATGGCACCCCATCCGACTGCCAGCGACGACTACGTGGTGACACTCAACAGCGAGTCCATCGCGTACATCTTCCACTGGTTCTTTCTCGCCGGGCGGTGGGCCGGCAGTGAACCGTTGTTCGTCCGCGACTACGCCGACTTCACCACCTACGTCGACATCATCGAGTTCATCCGCGACGTCGAGCCACTGCTGGGGTCGGGGCTCCCGATTCCGGTCGTCGTCGACGGCACCGACACGACGTCGGGCACCCACCGCCGCGTCTCGGGTACCGTCGTCGACATCGAGTATCCGGACGGCCCGTCGGGATCGAACGGCCGGCCGACCTACGCCGACCTCGCCGGGATGAAGACGGTCACCGTGGACGCCGGGGCGGAGGCGGTCCGCGTCGGCGGCCGCGGCGCGGTCGCCGAGGACGTCGAACTCCGACGACTCGCCGTCGCGCTCCCGCTCGAACAGTTCGTCGACCTGTGCTACGAGGGGGCCACCTGA
- a CDS encoding HEAT repeat domain-containing protein encodes MAGTSDTPLADVVLDDVLPEALDADEIRAALTSSRAHVRQRGARACERLVEADVDAVRPLVGELGHALTADNPGVVQSAASALYEVAVADVTAVEDVVERAASLAESDLAGVQVAGAQVLAVVGRERPAYCTSVVGVLVDALDEQLTVAGDDSIAESVDDRETRQTIRQHEQEEQQHASLARQLFANVVVAVAEATPTAVVDHVAGVADLLDHEDPVVRGAALDTLGAVGRERPAAVAPFTDAIVACLDADETVLRSRAIRTLGYVGATDAVAALEATAETDPHDEVAAFAAETAAFLRQ; translated from the coding sequence ATGGCTGGGACTAGCGATACCCCGCTGGCAGACGTGGTGCTGGACGACGTCCTCCCCGAGGCGCTGGACGCCGACGAGATTCGGGCGGCGCTCACGTCGTCACGAGCACACGTCCGTCAGCGCGGGGCCCGTGCCTGTGAACGACTCGTCGAGGCGGACGTCGACGCGGTTCGACCGCTTGTCGGTGAACTCGGGCACGCGCTGACGGCAGACAATCCCGGTGTCGTCCAGTCGGCCGCCTCTGCACTCTACGAGGTAGCGGTGGCCGACGTGACGGCCGTCGAGGACGTCGTCGAGCGAGCCGCGTCGCTCGCCGAGTCGGACCTCGCAGGCGTCCAGGTGGCCGGGGCGCAGGTACTGGCGGTCGTCGGCCGCGAACGCCCGGCGTACTGCACGTCGGTCGTGGGGGTACTGGTCGACGCTCTCGACGAGCAACTCACCGTCGCGGGCGACGACTCCATCGCCGAGTCCGTCGACGACCGGGAGACTCGCCAGACGATCCGACAGCACGAACAGGAGGAACAGCAGCACGCGAGCCTCGCTCGCCAGTTGTTCGCCAACGTCGTCGTCGCGGTCGCCGAAGCGACACCGACGGCGGTCGTCGACCACGTGGCGGGCGTCGCCGACCTGCTGGACCACGAGGACCCGGTCGTTCGCGGTGCGGCGCTCGACACCCTCGGCGCGGTCGGCCGCGAGCGACCGGCGGCGGTCGCTCCGTTCACCGACGCCATCGTCGCGTGTCTCGACGCGGACGAGACCGTGCTCCGGTCGCGCGCGATTCGAACGCTCGGCTACGTCGGGGCGACCGACGCCGTCGCCGCACTCGAAGCCACCGCGGAGACGGATCCGCACGACGAGGTGGCGGCGTTCGCCGCGGAGACGGCAGCGTTCCTCCGGCAGTAG
- a CDS encoding universal stress protein, with translation MERALVSLRATETHRELLTEAVDCAGDDDELVVLWHLDAAEYDADVTTLESVGRVENTDYTHRSVVEGAAGDAREFVESTVSTAGLDVRIVVSVDSADSRAQRVLDAATDHDCDHVFIVGTDRSPTGKAVFGDFAQAVILNFDGFTTVVTD, from the coding sequence ATGGAACGCGCGCTCGTGAGCCTCAGAGCGACGGAGACGCATCGCGAACTGCTGACCGAAGCGGTCGACTGTGCTGGCGACGACGACGAACTCGTCGTCCTCTGGCACCTCGACGCGGCGGAGTACGATGCCGACGTGACGACGCTGGAGTCGGTCGGCCGAGTGGAGAACACCGACTACACCCACCGAAGCGTCGTCGAGGGGGCCGCCGGTGATGCACGGGAGTTCGTCGAGTCCACGGTGTCGACCGCAGGCCTCGACGTCCGGATCGTGGTGTCGGTCGACTCGGCGGACTCCCGCGCCCAGCGAGTCCTCGACGCGGCCACGGACCACGACTGTGACCACGTGTTCATCGTCGGGACGGACCGTTCGCCGACGGGAAAGGCCGTCTTCGGAGACTTCGCCCAGGCGGTCATCCTCAACTTCGACGGCTTCACCACGGTCGTCACCGACTGA
- a CDS encoding DUF5518 domain-containing protein, whose translation MGGHYTRHRFVSQFVGRPWWITAVGTASVVAYVLVVYFFGPALAWGNNIVLLGGFVGGLVAGFGLGTNSYDGMVAGLRAGAYGVVVLALLAVVALFVLWYSASRQLFLYWAPFYGAVSVVALVPVYGFSGVVGGALGVVVRRWVVPDHLNPDAY comes from the coding sequence ATGGGTGGACACTACACGCGTCATCGGTTCGTCTCTCAGTTCGTCGGGCGGCCGTGGTGGATCACGGCGGTGGGCACGGCGAGTGTGGTCGCGTACGTGCTCGTGGTGTACTTCTTCGGACCGGCGCTGGCGTGGGGGAACAACATCGTCCTCCTCGGCGGGTTCGTCGGCGGACTCGTCGCCGGCTTCGGCCTCGGGACGAACAGCTACGACGGCATGGTCGCCGGCCTCCGGGCCGGGGCCTACGGGGTGGTGGTGCTGGCGCTCTTGGCCGTGGTCGCGCTGTTCGTCCTCTGGTACTCGGCGTCGCGTCAACTGTTCCTCTACTGGGCACCCTTCTACGGGGCCGTGAGTGTCGTCGCACTCGTTCCCGTGTACGGGTTCTCGGGTGTCGTCGGCGGAGCGCTCGGCGTCGTCGTCCGGCGCTGGGTCGTCCCCGACCACCTGAACCCGGACGCGTACTGA
- a CDS encoding Gfo/Idh/MocA family protein, which yields MNTYDVAIIGAGPDPSNPSVDGFAMGYRHAEGFENDDRCEVVGVADIVPENAAAFADAFDLPERAVYEDYEQMLAELDPDIASVAVPPAVHHDVVVGCARSGTVDAVHCEKPMATNWADARSMVQECWRRDVQVTFNRQRRFGKPFVEAKRLLDAGEIGDLQRVEITWGDFYDTGAHTIDLAGMFTDEHGAEWVLAALDYRDEDVRFGTHQENQMWAQWRYENGVYGTLSGGEGSDFADAAFVLRGTDGEIRIDVTDGPMLEVAHGSDRRAVDVDGETMHATGAETDRYGSAFQDRAVTAVVDGLDTGTEPTLSGRIGLNTAEIIFAGYESVRRTGRVDLPADGDDHPLEAMVASGRLTPEPADE from the coding sequence ATGAACACGTACGACGTCGCTATCATCGGTGCTGGACCGGACCCGTCGAACCCGTCGGTCGACGGGTTCGCGATGGGGTATCGACACGCCGAAGGGTTCGAGAACGACGACCGGTGTGAGGTGGTCGGGGTCGCGGACATCGTCCCCGAGAACGCTGCCGCGTTCGCAGACGCGTTCGACCTCCCGGAGAGGGCCGTCTACGAGGACTACGAGCAGATGCTGGCCGAACTGGACCCGGACATCGCCAGCGTCGCGGTCCCGCCCGCAGTCCACCACGACGTCGTGGTCGGGTGTGCGCGAAGCGGTACGGTCGACGCCGTCCACTGTGAGAAGCCGATGGCGACGAACTGGGCGGACGCGCGGTCGATGGTCCAAGAGTGTTGGCGACGCGACGTGCAGGTGACGTTCAATCGGCAGCGACGGTTCGGCAAGCCGTTCGTCGAGGCGAAGCGACTCCTCGACGCGGGTGAGATCGGCGACCTCCAGCGGGTCGAGATCACCTGGGGTGACTTCTACGACACCGGTGCCCACACCATCGACCTCGCGGGGATGTTCACCGACGAACACGGCGCGGAGTGGGTGCTGGCCGCACTCGACTACCGCGATGAGGACGTCCGGTTCGGGACCCACCAGGAGAACCAGATGTGGGCGCAGTGGCGCTACGAGAACGGCGTCTACGGGACGCTCTCGGGCGGTGAGGGCAGTGACTTCGCCGACGCCGCCTTCGTCCTTCGCGGCACTGACGGCGAGATCCGGATCGACGTGACGGACGGTCCGATGCTGGAGGTCGCACACGGGAGCGACCGCAGGGCAGTCGACGTGGACGGCGAGACGATGCACGCCACCGGCGCAGAGACGGACCGGTACGGGTCGGCCTTCCAGGACCGGGCGGTGACGGCGGTCGTCGACGGGCTCGACACCGGGACCGAACCGACACTGAGCGGACGCATCGGCCTCAACACGGCCGAGATCATCTTCGCGGGCTACGAGTCGGTACGGCGAACCGGTCGCGTCGACCTGCCCGCAGACGGGGACGACCACCCGCTCGAAGCGATGGTCGCGTCGGGGCGACTGACGCCGGAACCGGCCGACGAGTAG
- a CDS encoding aldo/keto reductase: MEYTTLGATGTEVSRICLGCMSFGSEEPWMLDEEASREIIDRAVELGINFFDTANAYSAGESEEILGRALDERDRAEQVVATKTFFPVGEDGPNQSGLSRKAIEQELSDSLDRLGMDTVDLLQIHRWDDDTPIENTLGALDDAVRRGEVRHLGASSMWAYQLADALETSRARGLERFVSMQNHYHLAYREEEREMLPLCEREDVGVIPWGPLGQGYLTRPHDELEATTRGDPANHHNPTPEYDAGGGEEINERVQELAADYGVSMAQLSLAWLLHKEWVTAPVVGTTSVEHLEEAVEAVEIDLADSDIDYLEAPYEPQPIIGHE; encoded by the coding sequence GTGGAGTACACGACACTCGGAGCGACCGGAACGGAAGTGAGTCGCATCTGTCTGGGCTGTATGAGCTTCGGCAGTGAGGAACCCTGGATGCTCGACGAGGAGGCGTCCCGCGAGATCATCGACCGCGCCGTCGAACTCGGGATCAACTTCTTCGACACCGCGAACGCCTACTCCGCCGGCGAGAGCGAGGAGATTCTCGGGCGCGCACTCGACGAGCGCGACCGCGCCGAACAGGTCGTCGCCACGAAGACGTTCTTCCCCGTCGGCGAGGACGGTCCCAACCAGAGTGGACTCTCCCGGAAGGCGATCGAGCAGGAACTCTCGGACTCGCTCGACCGACTGGGGATGGACACGGTCGACCTCCTGCAGATCCACCGCTGGGACGACGACACCCCTATCGAGAACACGCTCGGGGCGCTGGACGACGCGGTCCGCCGGGGTGAGGTGCGACACCTCGGCGCCTCCTCGATGTGGGCCTACCAACTCGCCGATGCGCTGGAGACCTCTCGCGCGCGCGGCCTCGAACGGTTCGTCTCGATGCAGAACCACTACCACCTCGCCTACCGCGAGGAGGAACGCGAGATGCTGCCGCTGTGTGAGAGGGAGGACGTCGGCGTCATCCCGTGGGGACCACTCGGGCAGGGGTATCTCACGCGCCCGCACGATGAGTTGGAGGCGACGACGCGCGGCGACCCGGCGAACCACCACAACCCCACGCCGGAGTACGACGCGGGCGGCGGGGAGGAGATCAACGAACGGGTCCAGGAACTGGCGGCCGACTACGGCGTCTCGATGGCGCAACTGTCGCTCGCGTGGCTCCTGCACAAAGAGTGGGTGACCGCACCCGTCGTCGGCACCACCAGCGTCGAACATCTCGAAGAGGCCGTCGAAGCGGTGGAGATCGACCTCGCCGACTCCGATATCGACTACCTCGAAGCCCCGTACGAACCGCAACCGATCATCGGCCACGAGTAG
- a CDS encoding NAD-dependent epimerase/dehydratase family protein: MATSPDSVVVTGALGGAGRWVVDRLLEDGIEIVAVDRELPTGDPPERVDFRALDLVDAGETMDLLLDVDPDAVVHLAAIPDPLNHAGERVYRNNVQSTYNVMNAAGRVGADLTWTSSESAYGFPFADDLRSPDSLPIDESHPLRPEDPYGLSKVTGEETAKAVVRRDGISAVSIRPSWVQYPGEYFVTDIRDAFELDALAANPTDAVGGGPGNFWSYVDVRDLADQIARSLHVDIDGHEAVHCHATDNYLGVDTADLFEVLLGEVPEPCDLSGDESAFSTAKARRLLDWEPAHGWRTESAVDGPDFGAP, translated from the coding sequence ATGGCTACGAGTCCTGACAGTGTCGTCGTGACGGGCGCACTCGGCGGTGCGGGCCGGTGGGTCGTGGATCGACTCCTCGAAGACGGGATCGAGATCGTCGCAGTCGACCGCGAACTTCCGACGGGAGACCCCCCGGAGCGTGTCGACTTCCGCGCGCTGGACCTCGTCGACGCCGGGGAGACGATGGACCTCCTGCTGGACGTCGACCCCGACGCAGTCGTCCACCTCGCGGCGATTCCCGATCCACTGAACCACGCCGGCGAGCGCGTCTACCGGAACAACGTCCAGAGTACGTACAACGTGATGAACGCGGCCGGCCGTGTCGGTGCCGATCTGACGTGGACCTCCAGCGAGTCGGCCTACGGCTTCCCGTTCGCCGACGACCTGCGTTCGCCAGACTCACTCCCGATAGACGAGAGCCACCCGCTCCGGCCCGAGGACCCCTACGGTCTCTCGAAGGTGACCGGCGAGGAGACCGCGAAGGCAGTCGTCCGCCGGGACGGCATCTCCGCCGTCTCGATCCGGCCCTCGTGGGTCCAGTACCCCGGCGAGTACTTCGTCACCGACATCCGCGACGCCTTCGAGTTGGACGCACTGGCGGCGAACCCCACGGACGCCGTCGGCGGTGGGCCCGGCAACTTCTGGTCGTACGTCGACGTCCGGGACCTCGCCGACCAGATCGCGCGCTCCCTCCACGTCGATATCGACGGCCACGAGGCCGTCCACTGTCACGCCACCGACAACTACCTCGGCGTCGACACCGCCGATCTGTTCGAGGTGTTGCTGGGTGAGGTTCCCGAACCGTGTGACCTCTCCGGCGACGAGTCGGCGTTCTCGACGGCGAAGGCACGACGCCTCCTCGACTGGGAGCCAGCACACGGGTGGCGAACCGAGTCGGCGGTCGACGGGCCCGACTTCGGCGCACCGTAG
- a CDS encoding oligopeptide/dipeptide ABC transporter ATP-binding protein, translating into MSQIDHADARRGDDAPLVSLENVEVHFEESQGMFNFFDDPDVVRAVDGISLDIEENDVLALVGESGCGKSTLGKTSIGLQRPTGGTVRYRGQDIWAANDGRGDVDIPFEEIRSSLQIIHQDPGSSLNPNQRIVEILSQPIRQTHPNVGRSERRERIYSLLERVGMNPAADFADRYPHQLSGGEQQRVALSRALLMNPDLILADEAISALDVSLRVEMMDLMLDLQDDFDTSFVFISHDLSNARYFAEHGNGRIGVMYLGELVEVGPAEQLIEDPKHPYTNVLRWATPDLALHASGASDPPMRKIDIPDPVNPPSGCRFHTRCPEAREACREQCPSLEGSGDHQAACFRNQPDHEYWDSAPLDD; encoded by the coding sequence ATGAGTCAGATCGACCACGCCGACGCGAGACGAGGTGACGACGCACCGCTCGTCTCCCTGGAGAACGTCGAAGTCCACTTCGAGGAGAGCCAGGGGATGTTCAACTTCTTCGACGACCCGGACGTCGTCAGAGCCGTCGACGGCATCTCGCTGGACATCGAGGAGAACGACGTCCTCGCCCTGGTCGGCGAGAGTGGCTGTGGGAAGTCGACGCTCGGCAAGACGTCCATCGGTCTCCAGCGGCCGACCGGTGGCACCGTCCGCTACCGGGGACAGGACATCTGGGCGGCCAACGACGGCCGGGGCGACGTCGACATCCCGTTCGAGGAGATCCGCTCCTCGCTCCAGATCATCCACCAGGACCCCGGTAGTTCGTTGAACCCGAACCAGCGGATCGTCGAGATCCTCTCACAGCCGATTCGCCAGACCCACCCCAACGTCGGCCGGAGCGAACGCCGCGAACGCATCTACTCGCTGCTCGAACGGGTCGGCATGAACCCGGCGGCGGACTTCGCCGACCGGTACCCCCACCAGCTGAGTGGCGGCGAGCAACAGCGCGTCGCGCTGTCGCGTGCGCTCCTGATGAACCCGGACCTCATCCTCGCCGACGAGGCGATCAGCGCACTCGACGTCTCCCTGCGCGTGGAGATGATGGACCTGATGCTCGACCTGCAGGACGACTTCGACACCTCGTTCGTGTTCATCTCGCACGACCTCTCGAACGCTCGCTACTTCGCTGAACACGGCAACGGCCGCATCGGTGTGATGTACCTGGGCGAACTCGTCGAGGTCGGGCCGGCCGAGCAACTCATCGAGGACCCGAAGCACCCGTACACGAACGTCCTGCGGTGGGCGACCCCGGACCTCGCGCTGCACGCGTCCGGGGCGAGCGACCCGCCGATGCGGAAGATCGACATCCCCGACCCGGTGAACCCACCGAGTGGCTGTCGGTTCCACACGCGCTGTCCGGAAGCCAGAGAGGCGTGCCGTGAGCAGTGTCCGTCGCTGGAGGGGTCCGGCGACCACCAGGCGGCGTGTTTCCGCAACCAACCGGACCACGAGTACTGGGACAGCGCCCCGCTCGACGACTGA